The genomic region AGCGACTTTCTACAAGCACTTCGGCTCGAAGAACAAGTTGATCAGCGCCTATCTGACGTCAGCATCCGCCGCAGCTCTGACTGCTCTGGACGCGCGCATCGCGGCGGGCGCCGACGGACGCGACTCGCTGGCCGCGGTCGCTGACACGGTGCGCGACGCCCTGCACGCTGACGACTTCAGAGGCTCGCTCTTCGTGAACGCCGCGGCCGAGTTTCCTGACCCGCGAGACCCGGCGCGGCACATCATCGCCGATCATCACGAGGCGGTCTCAGAACGCTTCACGAGGCTGCTCAAGGCGATCGAGCACCCGCTGCCCGGCGAGGCGGCCGACGAACTCATGCTCGCGTACGTGGGCGCCTTCGCGTGGGGTCACGTCGGCGACCCGATCGGCGCCTCGGTCGCCTTCCGACGCAGCGTCGAGCGCGTCATCGGCGACGCCCCGGCGATCAGACGCTGAAGGGTCGGTCACTCGGGCGAGAGGCGATCACTCGCTCACGCGGTCGAGCTCGGTCAACTGATGACGCGAGAGCGGCGTGAACGGCGCCGCCATGATCGCCTCCAACTGCAGGGGGTCGCTGACCGAGACGACGGGCGCGACGACGCGCGGCCGGCTCAGTAGCCACGACAGCGCGACGGTCGGCACCGAGCTCGAGGTCTCGTTAGCGAGGCGATCGAGAGCGGCGAGCACCCGCAGCCCCCGTCGGGTCAGATACTCGGCCACCTCGTCTCCGCGACGATAGCGGTCGAGGTCGGCGCGCGACCGGTACTTGCCGCTGAGAAAGCCCGCGGCGAGGGCAAACCGCGGCAGCACTCCGAGATCGAGTTGTGCGGCGATGCGGGCCAGTCCGTTCTCGTACTCGGAGCGGTGCATGAGGTTGTAGTGCTTCTGCACCGCCACCATGTGGGCCACCCCCAGCTGCCCCGATGCGATGCGCGCTTCGAAGAGGCGGTTGGCCGTGTGGTCGCTACCGCCGAAGTAACGCACGTGGCCTGCGCGAATCAATTCGTCGACCGCGAGCAACGTCTCGTCGAACGACACAGACGGGTCGTCGACGTGCAAGAACAGCAGGTCGATGCGGTCGATGCGCAGTCGGCGCAACGAGGCCTCGACCGCTGCCCGAATGGCAGGGGCCGAGAGGCCAGGGTGGTCAGGACCCTTGCCGACCTTGGTGGCGATCGTGAGAGCGTCGCGGTTGCCCCGCTCGCGCATCCAGTTGCCGATCATGATCTCGCTACGCCCGCCCGCGTAGGCATCTGCGGTGTCGATGAAGGTGCCCTGCAGCTCGACGAAGCGGTCGAGAATCGCCGTGGTCGTCGGCCCGTCGGCTGTCCAGCCGAACACGGTGCCGCTCAGAGCGATCGGGAAGACGTCGAGATCGCTCGGCCCGACGCGCCGCGTCACGGGAATCGGGCCGGTCTGCACCGCAGACGCGGCCGACTCTGCGTGGCCTTCGGGGTCGATCACGGTGCGAACATCTCTCTCGAGACCCCGGCACGGGGTCGGGCTGTGGTTGGCGCGACAATACCGCTCAGCTGAGCAGTTTTCTGCGATCGGCGCGCGATCGTTACGGTGCTGTGCTGCGGGGCATGCACCGCCTTCACGACAACGGCGTGGCCGTGCCCAGAGGCACGACCACGCCGAGGTGTCGATCAGGTGCAGTGATGCGGTCTAGACGCCCTGAACCTTCTTGATCTGAGCCGACTCGTCGACGCTGCTCTGCTTTGCAGCGCGCACCGCGATAAGGCCGAAGCCCACCTTGTTGAGCACGTCGGCGATGACGTAGATGATCGCCGCCACGCCGATGGCGAGGGCCGCATCGCTGCCGCTGAGCTCGAGGAACTCTTGGGTCGCGGTGCCGATCGGGTAGATGGCCCAGCCGGCGATGACAAACCACTTCATGATGCCCACCGCGCGCTTGACGTGCGCAGGCGCACCGTCGCCGATCTTCAGCGTGAAGACCACGTAGACGATGTAGAGCCACGCGAGCGACGACACGACGAAGAACACGATGTTGCCGATCGAGCCCGGCTCGCCGATCTCACCGAGGTAGCCGGTGACGATCATGATGATGTCGGCGATGATGAGCTTCGTCAGCAGGCCCTTTTTGAGCGCACCTGCGATTGCCACGATGAGCGCGAACTCCACCAGCAGCAGCGGCGTGGTCAGCAGCCAGTCGATGTACCGCAGAGGCAGAGTGGCGTCGACGTCGGCCGCCGTGATCTCGCCGCCCGGAAACTTGACGACGTCTTTCATGACGTAGTACATGATCGCGGCGATGAACGTGATGACCGCGGCGTAGGTCGCCACCGAGCGCAGCTCGGGCTTCAGGTCATTGCGCTCGAGATAGAACCACAGGGTGCCGGCCGCCATGGCGACGAAGCCGAGCATGAAAAACGCTTGGACGATGTGGAAGTCCACAATTCTCCTTCGAATCGTGCCAGCAGAGCGCACGACGCGCAGAGCCGACAAGGGGGGTGATGTCGATGAACGAGTGTTCTTCGGCAGCCACAGGGATCGGGACCAGCGGTGTCGGATTAACCATGACTGTACGTCGGTGCGACCCCTCCCACCCGGAAATTCGCTGGAAGTGGCTGGAGACTCGCTGAGTGTTTCGTCAGCGGGTGACTTGCGCCTGGGTTGAACGCTCGTTTAGTATACTGAACATGCGTTCACCCTCTCCCGATCTGACGACGCGTGCCCGCATTCGGGATGCTGCGCTCGGGCTCTTCGGGGCGAATGGGTACAGCGCGACCTCGGTGCGCGCCATCGCTGAGCACGCCGGGGTGAGCGCGGCCCTCGTCATGCACCACTTCGGCTCGAAAGAGGCCCTGCGCGCCGAGTGTGACGCCCACATCGTCGACGAGGTCATCGGGCGCAAAGAACAGCTCGCGACCGACAGCGATCTGTCGTCGACGATGCGTCGCTGGCTCGCTGACGTCGATGCTCATCGGGCGAGCCTCGACTACCTCGCGCGCATGATCTCCGACGGCACCGAGGCCGGCGCCCGACTGTTCGACGACCTCGTCGACCGCACGGCGGCGATGATCGATGCCGAGGTTGCGGCGGGCCGCATGCGCACGTCGAGCGACCCGCGCATGACCGCGGTTATCGTGGCTGCACACGGGCTGGTGCCTCTACTGCTCGAGAGCCAGCTGGGTCGAGCGCTCGGCGAGCCGGGTCTGACGCCAGCGCTCATCGCCCGCATGACGCTGCCGACACTCGAGCTCTACACCCACGGCCTCTACCAGTCGACCGATGTGCTCGACGCGGCCACCGCCGCGCTCGCGGGTACCCCTGACACGACGCGCGGCCCCCGATCTGACAAGGGCGCTGGCGATCCGAATCAAGATCCTGATCCGCCTCGACGCGCGGGAACCGATCTCTGACCCGTGCCGACCGGCACGACACTTCGACGAAAGGAACCGGGGATGACCCCCGTCATTGAGACACGTGCGCTGACGAAGCGCTATGGACGCCGCACGGCGCTGCACGGCATCGATCTCACGATCGAGCCTGGCCGCGTCTTCGGCGTCATCGGCCCCAACGGGGCCGGCAAGACCACGACCATGCGGGTACTGCTTGACATCATCCGTGCGACGAGCGGTGACGTTCGAGTGCTGGGCCACGACCCACGCACGGGCGGGCCGGCCCTGCGGCGACGTATCGGCTACTTGCCGGGCGAACTGTCGCTCGCCGGTCGAGCAACAGCGCGCAGCCTGCTGAACCACTACGCCGAACTCAACGGCGGCATCGAGCACGGTCGCATCGATGAGCTGGCCGACCGGCTCGGACTCGAGCTCGGGCGCCCGGTGCGTTCGCTGAGCAAGGGCAACAAGCAGAAGGTCGGCCTCGTGCAAGCCTTCGCGCACCGCCCCGACCTGCTGGTGCTCGACGAACCGACGAGCGGTCTCGACCCGCTCGTGCAGCAGGAGTTCTTGACGATGGTGCGCGAAGCGCGCGAAGCGGGCCAGACGGTCTTCCTCAGTTCGCACGTCATCAGCGAGATCCAGCAGGCCGCCGACGATGTCGCGGTGCTGAGGTCGGGTCGCATCGTCGACGTCAGCACTGTCGAGCGCTTGCGCGCGGCAGCGCGGCGATCGGTGCGCATCACGGTGCGCGCCGCCGACCGCGAGGCCCTGCTCGGCAGGCTCAGCTCGGTTGCTCGGCTCGATGACGTCACGGTGACCGAGGTCGACGGCACGGCCGTCGTGCACGGCATGCTCGGCGACGGCGTTGCACCCTTCGTCTCGGCAGTCGCCGCGAGCGATCTGCTCGATCTGGTCGTGCAAGAGCCCGACCTCGAGAGCGCCGTGCTCGGCTTCTACGGGCCGGGCGCCGAGCAGGAGGAGCAGTCATGAGTGCCACGATGCAGAGTTCGCGCGCCGCTGTGCGCGCCCGTCCGCTTCCGCTACTGCGGCGGCAGCTCGCTGAGACCTGGCGAGGCCTCATCGGCTGGAGCCTGGGTCTTGCCGGCGTCGTCGGCATGTACCTGCCGCTCTACTCGACGATCGGCGGCAACCCGGAGTTTCTCGCCATCATCGAGAGCCTGCCGCCCGAGCTCGTGGCGGCACTGAGCTACGACCAGATCACGACCGGTGCCGGTTACACGCAAGGCACCGTGCACGGCCTCATCGGCTTCGTGCTCGTGACGATCGCGGCCGTGGCGTGGGGCTCGTCGATCATCGCCGGCGACGAAGAACGCGGCACCCTCGAGCTCGTGCTCGCACACGGCGTCGGGCGCACGCAGGTCGTTCTCGAGCGGTTCGCGGCGATCGCGCTCAAGCTCACCGCGCTGGCGGTGCTGCTGGGCCTCATGGTGCTCGGACTCAATGAGCCGGCCGCGCTCGAGCTCTCGCTCGAGGGCATCGTCGCCGGCTCGGTGGCGTTGCTCGGCCTGGGTTTGCTGACCGCTGCCGTGGGCACGATGACGGGAGCCATCATTGGTCGCCGAACCATTGCGGTCGGCGCCGCTTCCGGTGTCGCCGTGCTCGGCTACGCACTGAACGCGCTCGGCAACCAAAACCCCGACCTCGAGTGGATGCACGTGCTCTCGCCCTACTTCTGGGCGTACGGCGCTGCACCACTGGCCGACGGGTTCGACCCACTCATGGGGCTGCTTTACGCGGTGTCGGCGGCGGCGTTGACCGTCGCGGTCATCGCGTTCCGGCGCCGAGACGTGGCGGTCTAGCGACAGGTCACGCACCAGCGGCACGACACACGGATGCCCGCCCTCAGATCGAGGGCGGGC from Microcella sp. harbors:
- a CDS encoding aldo/keto reductase produces the protein MIDPEGHAESAASAVQTGPIPVTRRVGPSDLDVFPIALSGTVFGWTADGPTTTAILDRFVELQGTFIDTADAYAGGRSEIMIGNWMRERGNRDALTIATKVGKGPDHPGLSAPAIRAAVEASLRRLRIDRIDLLFLHVDDPSVSFDETLLAVDELIRAGHVRYFGGSDHTANRLFEARIASGQLGVAHMVAVQKHYNLMHRSEYENGLARIAAQLDLGVLPRFALAAGFLSGKYRSRADLDRYRRGDEVAEYLTRRGLRVLAALDRLANETSSSVPTVALSWLLSRPRVVAPVVSVSDPLQLEAIMAAPFTPLSRHQLTELDRVSE
- a CDS encoding bacteriorhodopsin yields the protein MRSAGTIRRRIVDFHIVQAFFMLGFVAMAAGTLWFYLERNDLKPELRSVATYAAVITFIAAIMYYVMKDVVKFPGGEITAADVDATLPLRYIDWLLTTPLLLVEFALIVAIAGALKKGLLTKLIIADIIMIVTGYLGEIGEPGSIGNIVFFVVSSLAWLYIVYVVFTLKIGDGAPAHVKRAVGIMKWFVIAGWAIYPIGTATQEFLELSGSDAALAIGVAAIIYVIADVLNKVGFGLIAVRAAKQSSVDESAQIKKVQGV
- a CDS encoding TetR/AcrR family transcriptional regulator translates to MLTAHPAADGNRPDPPAKLRILQAATALFAAEGIRAVGVDKLIQQSSVTKATFYKHFGSKNKLISAYLTSASAAALTALDARIAAGADGRDSLAAVADTVRDALHADDFRGSLFVNAAAEFPDPRDPARHIIADHHEAVSERFTRLLKAIEHPLPGEAADELMLAYVGAFAWGHVGDPIGASVAFRRSVERVIGDAPAIRR
- a CDS encoding ABC transporter ATP-binding protein, which gives rise to MTPVIETRALTKRYGRRTALHGIDLTIEPGRVFGVIGPNGAGKTTTMRVLLDIIRATSGDVRVLGHDPRTGGPALRRRIGYLPGELSLAGRATARSLLNHYAELNGGIEHGRIDELADRLGLELGRPVRSLSKGNKQKVGLVQAFAHRPDLLVLDEPTSGLDPLVQQEFLTMVREAREAGQTVFLSSHVISEIQQAADDVAVLRSGRIVDVSTVERLRAAARRSVRITVRAADREALLGRLSSVARLDDVTVTEVDGTAVVHGMLGDGVAPFVSAVAASDLLDLVVQEPDLESAVLGFYGPGAEQEEQS
- a CDS encoding ABC transporter permease subunit, yielding MSATMQSSRAAVRARPLPLLRRQLAETWRGLIGWSLGLAGVVGMYLPLYSTIGGNPEFLAIIESLPPELVAALSYDQITTGAGYTQGTVHGLIGFVLVTIAAVAWGSSIIAGDEERGTLELVLAHGVGRTQVVLERFAAIALKLTALAVLLGLMVLGLNEPAALELSLEGIVAGSVALLGLGLLTAAVGTMTGAIIGRRTIAVGAASGVAVLGYALNALGNQNPDLEWMHVLSPYFWAYGAAPLADGFDPLMGLLYAVSAAALTVAVIAFRRRDVAV
- a CDS encoding TetR/AcrR family transcriptional regulator, coding for MRSPSPDLTTRARIRDAALGLFGANGYSATSVRAIAEHAGVSAALVMHHFGSKEALRAECDAHIVDEVIGRKEQLATDSDLSSTMRRWLADVDAHRASLDYLARMISDGTEAGARLFDDLVDRTAAMIDAEVAAGRMRTSSDPRMTAVIVAAHGLVPLLLESQLGRALGEPGLTPALIARMTLPTLELYTHGLYQSTDVLDAATAALAGTPDTTRGPRSDKGAGDPNQDPDPPRRAGTDL